From one Brevibacterium sp. 'Marine' genomic stretch:
- a CDS encoding MFS transporter: MASANSTSSKSTPMLKRAAASAYLGSVIEYYDFFVYSVCAALVFKDVFFSNLSPAVGTLASLATFATGYLARPLGGIVFGHFGDKLGRKRMLVLSMFTIGIASTAIGLLPTYEQAGLTGPVLLIVIRVVQGVAIGGEWGGAMLMSAEHSTKHRGFWASFTSAGAPTGQLVSALVIAAILAVMGPEEFIAWGWRLPFLASILLLVVGLIVRSAVAESPEFLAAKARTPSRRIPIIAALRGQPVTLLFAVGVGLSAFMFQGLLTTYSVAYGVQIGVEQQTILNALSFSSFFAIFGIIGWSRLSDTIGRRPLVIAGAILIAVWGFVLFPMIETKNGVIITIGMIIGQGVIHPMIYGPLAGLYSELFDTEHRYTGASLGYQIAGIGAGISPVLFAAIMSSTESPSTIPLSIVITVVAAISILCIWRLGETKSRSLSAQNIVESRPSTQNGTPSAATEGQAP; this comes from the coding sequence ATGGCTTCCGCGAACTCCACCTCAAGCAAATCAACACCGATGCTCAAGCGAGCTGCTGCGTCGGCATACCTTGGCAGCGTCATCGAATACTACGACTTCTTCGTCTATTCGGTCTGCGCCGCCCTCGTATTCAAGGACGTGTTCTTTTCCAACCTCTCCCCTGCAGTCGGCACTCTCGCCAGTCTGGCCACATTCGCCACCGGCTATCTGGCTCGTCCCCTCGGAGGCATCGTCTTCGGGCACTTCGGGGACAAGCTCGGCCGCAAACGCATGCTCGTGCTCAGCATGTTCACCATCGGTATCGCCTCAACGGCAATCGGCTTACTGCCGACCTACGAGCAGGCGGGCCTCACCGGACCAGTTCTCCTCATCGTCATCCGTGTCGTGCAGGGCGTGGCTATCGGCGGAGAATGGGGCGGAGCCATGCTCATGTCGGCCGAGCATTCGACGAAACACCGCGGCTTCTGGGCCAGTTTCACCAGTGCGGGCGCACCAACCGGGCAACTTGTCTCCGCGCTCGTCATCGCCGCAATCCTGGCGGTCATGGGCCCTGAGGAATTCATCGCCTGGGGCTGGCGTCTGCCGTTCCTCGCCTCGATCCTCCTGCTCGTCGTGGGCCTCATCGTCCGCTCGGCTGTCGCCGAATCTCCTGAGTTCCTCGCCGCGAAGGCGCGTACACCCTCCCGTCGCATCCCGATTATCGCCGCTCTGCGCGGACAACCGGTGACCCTGCTGTTCGCCGTCGGAGTAGGCCTGTCGGCCTTTATGTTCCAGGGACTGCTCACTACCTATTCTGTGGCGTACGGGGTGCAGATCGGTGTCGAACAGCAGACGATACTCAACGCCCTGTCCTTCTCCTCGTTCTTCGCGATCTTCGGCATCATCGGCTGGTCCCGACTGTCCGATACGATCGGTCGTCGACCATTGGTCATCGCCGGGGCCATACTCATCGCCGTGTGGGGCTTCGTACTCTTCCCGATGATCGAGACCAAGAACGGCGTCATCATCACCATCGGCATGATCATCGGCCAGGGCGTCATCCACCCGATGATCTATGGACCTTTGGCCGGTCTCTACTCGGAGCTCTTCGACACCGAGCACCGCTATACCGGGGCATCCCTCGGGTACCAGATCGCCGGAATCGGCGCAGGCATTTCTCCAGTCCTGTTCGCCGCGATCATGAGCTCGACCGAATCACCGTCCACCATCCCCTTATCGATCGTCATCACGGTCGTCGCCGCCATCAGCATCCTCTGCATCTGGAGGCTCGGCGAGACGAAATCCCGCAGCCTGTCAGCCCAGAACATCGTCGAGTCGCGGCCCAGCACTCAAAACGGCACTCCGTCAGCAGCAACGGAAGGGCAGGCCCCGTGA
- a CDS encoding PaaX family transcriptional regulator C-terminal domain-containing protein: MSLRPQSLFFALVGEHLLGSSRPLSGASIVFVMKRLGVGETAARSVLQRMTAKGFVARRKQGRKTFYTLTETGSRILGEGGRKMFADWQPDSWDGNWTMVRLQVPEARRSLRQKIWSQLSWAGFGQVDGGTWVAPGEQELPSALDLGRAGVSPIVICGKPQPPTTDDQLVGAFDLDELSAEYAAFGDRWGQYDPESASPVEALVARVKLQCEWLGLTRADPQLPAQLLPEGWPGTRQARLFKDLNDQMSRTEASVVDDFFAGTLE; encoded by the coding sequence ATGAGCCTTCGTCCGCAGTCGCTTTTCTTTGCTCTCGTCGGGGAGCATTTGCTTGGATCGTCTCGTCCTCTCAGTGGAGCTTCGATCGTTTTCGTCATGAAGAGGCTCGGTGTCGGTGAGACCGCGGCAAGGTCGGTACTTCAGCGAATGACTGCCAAGGGCTTCGTCGCCCGTCGTAAGCAGGGCAGGAAGACGTTTTACACGTTGACCGAGACCGGCTCTCGGATCCTCGGCGAGGGAGGTCGGAAGATGTTCGCCGACTGGCAGCCCGATAGCTGGGACGGTAACTGGACGATGGTGAGGTTACAGGTTCCCGAGGCGCGGAGATCGCTGCGGCAGAAGATCTGGTCCCAGCTGTCGTGGGCGGGGTTCGGCCAGGTCGACGGTGGCACTTGGGTGGCGCCGGGGGAACAAGAGTTGCCGTCTGCGCTTGATTTGGGGCGGGCTGGGGTCTCACCGATCGTTATCTGCGGCAAGCCGCAACCCCCGACGACCGACGACCAGCTCGTTGGAGCTTTCGATCTGGATGAACTGTCCGCAGAGTACGCTGCGTTCGGCGACAGGTGGGGTCAGTATGACCCGGAATCGGCCTCGCCGGTGGAGGCATTAGTGGCACGAGTGAAGCTGCAGTGCGAGTGGTTGGGATTGACTCGGGCGGACCCGCAGCTTCCCGCTCAGCTGCTGCCGGAGGGCTGGCCGGGAACGAGGCAGGCGCGACTGTTCAAAGACCTCAATGATCAGATGAGCCGAACGGAGGCGTCCGTGGTCGATGATTTCTTCGCGGGCACTTTGGAGTAA
- a CDS encoding response regulator transcription factor, producing the protein MNQTAPIRVMVVDDDPMVITGITGILQVADDIDVVASALNGEESIEKVSRHFPDVVLMDIRMPGIGGIEATQRLLNSVRPPKVVSLTSMSSDDHLFKALEAGAAGYLLKDIGPVELAAAVRKVHAGEPILAPQSMRQVIAKVRSSSDHRLQQEAVALLSELTDRERQVADLVAEGLSNQQIAEETFMSLATVKTHLNRINVKLDTNNRVRIATMVVRAQKG; encoded by the coding sequence ATGAACCAAACCGCCCCGATCCGAGTCATGGTCGTCGATGATGACCCCATGGTCATCACCGGGATCACGGGAATCCTCCAGGTGGCCGACGACATCGACGTCGTCGCTTCGGCATTGAACGGGGAAGAGTCCATCGAGAAGGTGTCTCGGCACTTTCCCGATGTTGTGCTCATGGACATCCGGATGCCGGGAATCGGCGGGATCGAGGCCACGCAGCGTCTGCTCAACAGCGTACGACCGCCGAAAGTGGTGTCCCTGACGAGCATGAGCAGTGACGATCACCTCTTCAAGGCGCTCGAGGCGGGGGCAGCCGGATACCTGCTCAAAGACATCGGCCCTGTGGAACTCGCCGCCGCAGTCCGCAAGGTCCACGCCGGTGAGCCCATTCTCGCCCCGCAGTCCATGCGGCAGGTCATCGCCAAAGTCAGGTCGAGTTCCGATCATCGTCTGCAGCAGGAAGCCGTGGCACTGCTGTCGGAACTCACCGACCGCGAGCGGCAGGTCGCCGACCTCGTGGCCGAAGGTCTGTCGAATCAGCAGATCGCCGAGGAGACATTCATGAGTCTGGCCACGGTCAAGACTCACCTCAATCGGATCAACGTCAAGCTGGACACGAATAATCGCGTGCGCATCGCCACGATGGTGGTCAGGGCTCAGAAAGGCTGA
- a CDS encoding LysR substrate-binding domain-containing protein — protein MNSDQPPNFTLRQLSYLMTAARLGTISAAARELHVSSSAISDAITTLEHELQSQLCIRRKSQGLVLTAAGRQVLDKARPLLADARDLELQLKTTNGELAGPITIGCYPTLAPMILPVLLDGFGRLHSKVSLEIIENTQDLLVGKLDSGEIDLAFVYETLVPGTPNRAQLFAQPAHVVLAADDEFADREMIRLEDLERRDLILLDSPPSSHHTLSMFAERQLHPTIRHRTTSYEVVRTLVARGLGYGILVQRLSNSNSYEDLPLIVKEIEPAVKPVSVEVIWPAHTTIAPRVQALIEFALAQEWI, from the coding sequence ATGAACTCTGACCAGCCACCGAATTTCACACTGCGACAGCTGTCCTATCTGATGACGGCTGCTCGATTGGGGACGATCTCGGCTGCGGCGCGGGAGCTGCACGTGTCGTCGTCCGCAATCTCCGACGCCATCACCACGCTTGAACACGAGCTGCAGTCTCAGCTGTGCATTCGGCGGAAGTCGCAGGGTCTGGTGCTCACGGCCGCGGGCCGACAGGTCCTCGACAAGGCCCGCCCTCTGCTGGCCGATGCACGTGACCTCGAGCTTCAGCTGAAGACGACGAACGGCGAACTCGCCGGCCCGATCACCATCGGCTGCTATCCGACATTGGCACCGATGATCCTCCCGGTCCTGCTCGATGGATTCGGGCGACTGCACTCGAAGGTGAGCCTCGAGATCATCGAGAACACACAGGATCTGCTGGTCGGCAAACTCGACTCGGGCGAGATCGATCTGGCCTTCGTCTACGAGACCCTCGTCCCGGGCACACCGAACCGCGCCCAGCTCTTCGCTCAGCCGGCACACGTCGTCCTGGCCGCCGATGATGAGTTCGCAGATCGGGAGATGATACGACTCGAGGACCTCGAGAGGAGGGACCTCATCCTGCTCGATTCGCCTCCGTCGAGTCACCACACCCTGTCGATGTTCGCTGAACGACAGCTGCACCCGACGATCCGCCACCGCACGACGAGCTACGAGGTGGTCCGGACACTCGTCGCGCGTGGGCTCGGATACGGAATACTGGTCCAACGACTGTCGAACTCGAACAGCTACGAAGATCTGCCGCTCATCGTCAAAGAGATCGAGCCCGCAGTGAAGCCGGTCAGCGTCGAGGTGATCTGGCCCGCACACACGACCATCGCACCCAGGGTGCAGGCGCTCATCGAATTCGCCTTGGCGCAGGAGTGGATCTGA
- a CDS encoding long-chain fatty acid--CoA ligase has translation MTFCHPTLTRLSEVQAIDYGDKPAITFAGVQHTYTEMHKRTLTCAAELHAQGVRRGDRVAYLGPNHPALIVALLACLRLGAIFIPLNWRLAPPELDYQLALTEVSLLYVAPESAKVAAELQTDVAQEAVPWHAAPNSTMGPLLPAADVDGEHPAFLLFTSGTTGRPKGAVLSHANLMWNSFNLLLNTDLTADDVTLVTAPLFHVISLNQQVMTSYLRGAHMLIEPRWDIDRAFDAVEHEGLTWMAGVTTMFADMLQSSRWESADLSSLRFVNSGGAPIPVSLIKSYQARGIMFCQGYGLTETSPGCTFLPAAHALDKAGSAGRAVPFTEVDIRDVSGNSCSPGVKGEIVARGPNVTNGYWHDSNATGQAFSPGGWFHTGDIGYLDDDGFLFIVDRLKDMFISGGENVYPAEVESALFEHPSVSEAAVVAAADERWGEVGHAFIVAADSDTRPTPDELSDYLIARLAKYKVPKYFSLVDELPRTGSGKIHKVSLRAADGLGAHSNPTATTTNPEYPAPSAPSKDHR, from the coding sequence GTGACCTTCTGCCACCCCACTCTGACCCGACTCTCCGAAGTCCAGGCCATCGACTACGGCGACAAGCCTGCAATCACTTTCGCCGGTGTCCAACACACCTACACCGAGATGCACAAACGCACCTTGACCTGCGCGGCAGAGCTGCACGCGCAGGGAGTCCGTCGTGGTGATCGCGTTGCCTACCTCGGCCCCAATCATCCGGCCCTGATCGTCGCCCTGCTCGCCTGCCTCCGCCTCGGCGCGATCTTCATCCCACTCAATTGGCGACTCGCGCCACCCGAACTCGACTACCAGCTCGCTCTCACAGAAGTGTCTCTGTTGTACGTGGCGCCCGAATCGGCCAAGGTGGCAGCAGAGCTGCAGACCGATGTCGCCCAGGAAGCGGTGCCGTGGCACGCTGCGCCCAACTCGACGATGGGTCCGCTCTTGCCGGCGGCCGATGTCGACGGCGAGCACCCGGCGTTCCTTCTCTTCACATCCGGGACTACCGGGCGCCCCAAAGGCGCGGTCCTCTCTCATGCCAACCTGATGTGGAATTCTTTCAATCTTCTCCTCAACACGGACCTCACCGCCGACGACGTCACGCTGGTCACTGCGCCTCTCTTCCACGTAATCAGCCTCAACCAGCAGGTGATGACCAGTTACCTGCGTGGGGCGCACATGCTCATCGAACCGCGGTGGGACATCGACCGCGCGTTCGATGCCGTCGAGCACGAAGGGCTCACCTGGATGGCCGGGGTCACAACGATGTTCGCGGACATGCTGCAGTCGTCGAGGTGGGAAAGTGCTGACCTGTCCTCGCTGCGATTCGTCAATTCAGGCGGTGCACCGATCCCTGTCTCCCTGATCAAGAGCTACCAAGCGAGGGGCATCATGTTCTGCCAAGGCTACGGACTCACCGAGACCTCCCCGGGCTGCACTTTCCTGCCCGCTGCGCACGCCCTCGACAAGGCCGGATCGGCCGGACGTGCCGTGCCCTTCACCGAAGTCGATATCCGCGATGTCTCCGGAAATTCGTGCTCCCCCGGAGTCAAGGGCGAAATCGTCGCCCGCGGCCCCAACGTCACCAATGGCTATTGGCATGATTCGAATGCCACCGGTCAGGCATTCTCCCCTGGCGGATGGTTCCATACTGGCGACATCGGCTACCTCGACGACGACGGATTCCTCTTCATCGTCGACCGGCTCAAGGACATGTTCATCTCCGGTGGTGAGAACGTCTATCCCGCCGAGGTGGAGTCAGCGCTCTTCGAGCATCCAAGTGTCAGCGAAGCCGCGGTGGTCGCCGCAGCCGATGAGAGGTGGGGCGAGGTCGGCCATGCCTTCATCGTCGCAGCTGATTCGGACACCCGACCGACGCCGGATGAACTGAGCGACTACCTGATCGCTCGCCTAGCCAAATACAAGGTGCCGAAGTATTTCAGCCTCGTCGACGAACTCCCACGCACCGGCTCAGGAAAGATACACAAGGTCTCCTTGCGCGCCGCTGATGGGCTCGGCGCACACTCGAATCCCACAGCGACGACCACAAACCCGGAATATCCAGCACCATCCGCACCATCGAAGGACCACAGATGA
- a CDS encoding cytochrome P450, whose product MTSQLHAPTESERANHTASAIPVADWVTIPELYDDPFPIYERLRAEGGVHWVPAVNRYLITSYEAVSATEHDQEVFSADEEGSLQIRAMGHSMLRRDDPMHYEQRRAWQPVLKPGYVKRVWTKMYREVAEDLLAELIGKGPGADLIWDFAAPYASETLRRMLGLYNADQSDLQRWSQTMIDATGNYADDPDVWAKGKKSFDEVDAALDEMLEYHLTHRDDSLISGLLSMPGDQMPIEQIRANIKMTIGGGLNEPRDALGVAALAMFDNPEQRAAAIADPALWPTVFEETIRWVAPIGMYSRQTTCETELAGKLLPAGAKLGICVLSANRDEDVWDDAHRFDIHREVKPHLAFSKGVHVCLGNWAARAEIAEVALPLLFNSVKGLDIDRTRETRIGGWVFRGMLRLPVTWDSAEDTPNYGISRTKSDDRTDSGSQDGAGAAPDTEGPRIAVVGAGPSGCFSAKEILRQVPGSRVDVFDRLPVPYGLLRYGVAADHQGTKSVSAQFDRLFADPRATFIGNTELGVDVTMDELKSGYDSVVLASGLSHDRPLDIPGADLKHVYSAGRITRLLNGHPDEREDDGRTHTPDLGSRVAVIGQGNVAIDVLRLLSCDAQALDGSDIDDSAYTPLRRNISRIDIIGRSPAGTAKFDPVMIREVGRVPGLVHELHGVDLTTRVPGKDAKLDALAELTRTSGSPTAHDAIHVHWWFETIPEALTGDGAVSGVELRRAGDHSIRLDVDSVITAIGFVRDPMTSARQGICPVSPIPGDGRIGDGLFAIGWLKGNGRGTIPDQRADARSLAAQIAAERNAGSVTTGAPGLTPHALATDFASWRRIDLKERLGAGPGRCRSKITSRAELMAAAGDLSLDESLQATSANSSASLAAGQPVTILFGTESGNAELVAEEIGAFLGDRDDLKITDLAEVSPEDLDPDRFHLIVCSTYGDGDVPRSATDFYQTLKARDVDLQGIRFAMFGLGDASYTRTYSRGSELLTEALEARGAVREAEYGRHDAGGAVPASEAACEWAEGVLTTIGTTFAAV is encoded by the coding sequence ATGACTTCTCAACTGCATGCCCCCACTGAATCCGAAAGGGCGAACCACACAGCTTCGGCGATCCCGGTCGCCGACTGGGTGACGATCCCCGAGCTCTACGATGACCCGTTCCCGATCTATGAACGTCTGCGCGCCGAGGGCGGCGTGCATTGGGTTCCTGCGGTCAACCGCTATCTCATCACCAGCTACGAAGCCGTCAGTGCCACCGAGCACGACCAGGAAGTCTTCTCCGCAGACGAGGAAGGGTCGCTGCAGATTCGAGCCATGGGGCACTCGATGCTGCGCCGCGACGATCCCATGCACTACGAACAGCGACGTGCCTGGCAGCCGGTCCTCAAACCGGGCTACGTCAAACGAGTCTGGACGAAGATGTACCGCGAGGTCGCCGAGGACCTCTTGGCCGAACTCATCGGCAAGGGCCCCGGAGCAGATCTCATCTGGGACTTCGCCGCTCCGTACGCGAGTGAGACGCTGCGCCGCATGCTCGGCCTCTACAACGCCGACCAGTCGGATCTGCAGCGCTGGTCGCAGACGATGATCGACGCCACCGGCAACTACGCCGATGACCCCGACGTCTGGGCGAAGGGCAAGAAGTCCTTCGACGAAGTCGACGCCGCGCTCGACGAGATGCTCGAATATCACCTGACCCACCGCGACGACTCGCTGATCTCCGGGCTGCTGTCCATGCCTGGTGATCAGATGCCCATCGAGCAGATCCGGGCCAATATCAAGATGACGATCGGCGGCGGTCTCAACGAACCGCGCGACGCCCTCGGCGTCGCCGCCTTGGCCATGTTCGACAATCCCGAACAGCGAGCAGCCGCGATCGCTGACCCGGCACTGTGGCCGACCGTGTTCGAAGAGACCATCCGATGGGTTGCTCCCATCGGGATGTACTCCCGCCAGACCACATGCGAAACCGAACTCGCCGGCAAACTGCTTCCCGCGGGTGCGAAATTGGGCATCTGCGTGCTCTCGGCCAATCGTGACGAAGACGTCTGGGACGACGCGCATCGCTTCGACATCCACCGTGAAGTCAAACCGCATCTGGCCTTCAGCAAAGGTGTGCACGTGTGCCTGGGCAACTGGGCGGCACGGGCGGAGATCGCCGAGGTGGCACTTCCCCTGCTCTTCAACTCCGTCAAGGGACTCGACATCGACCGCACCCGAGAAACTCGAATAGGCGGCTGGGTCTTCCGCGGCATGCTCAGACTTCCGGTCACCTGGGACTCGGCAGAAGACACTCCGAACTACGGAATCTCCCGCACCAAGAGCGATGACCGAACCGATTCCGGTTCCCAGGACGGTGCCGGTGCCGCGCCGGACACAGAAGGCCCGAGAATCGCCGTCGTCGGCGCCGGCCCGTCCGGCTGCTTCTCTGCGAAGGAGATCCTCCGCCAAGTGCCGGGAAGTCGAGTCGACGTCTTCGACAGACTTCCCGTCCCCTACGGACTGCTGCGTTACGGAGTGGCCGCCGATCACCAGGGGACGAAATCCGTCTCCGCACAGTTCGACCGCCTCTTCGCCGATCCCCGTGCGACATTCATCGGCAACACCGAACTCGGCGTCGACGTGACCATGGACGAACTCAAGTCCGGCTACGACTCGGTGGTCCTCGCAAGCGGTCTGTCCCACGACCGTCCCCTCGACATCCCCGGTGCCGACCTGAAGCACGTCTATTCGGCCGGCAGAATCACCCGCCTGCTCAACGGCCATCCCGACGAGAGAGAAGATGACGGCAGGACCCACACTCCCGATCTCGGTTCACGAGTGGCCGTGATCGGTCAGGGAAATGTCGCCATCGATGTGCTCCGGCTCCTCAGCTGCGACGCCCAGGCACTCGACGGCAGCGACATCGACGACAGCGCCTACACCCCACTGCGACGGAACATCTCTCGGATCGACATCATCGGCCGCTCACCTGCCGGCACGGCGAAATTCGATCCCGTCATGATCCGCGAAGTCGGACGAGTCCCGGGCCTTGTCCACGAACTCCACGGTGTCGACCTCACCACGCGAGTCCCCGGAAAAGACGCGAAGCTCGACGCGCTCGCCGAACTCACCCGCACCTCGGGATCACCGACTGCACACGATGCGATCCACGTCCATTGGTGGTTCGAGACCATTCCCGAGGCGCTCACCGGCGACGGTGCCGTGTCCGGGGTCGAGCTGCGGCGCGCCGGCGACCACAGCATCCGCCTCGACGTCGACTCGGTCATCACCGCCATCGGATTCGTCCGGGATCCGATGACGAGTGCCCGACAGGGCATCTGCCCCGTCTCACCGATTCCCGGCGACGGAAGGATCGGTGACGGTCTCTTCGCGATCGGCTGGCTCAAAGGCAACGGCAGAGGGACCATTCCCGACCAGCGGGCCGATGCACGAAGCCTGGCCGCGCAGATCGCGGCAGAACGGAACGCCGGATCGGTGACAACCGGTGCTCCCGGACTGACTCCGCATGCCCTTGCCACCGACTTCGCTTCATGGCGGCGCATCGATCTCAAGGAGCGCCTCGGTGCCGGACCCGGACGGTGCAGGTCCAAGATCACCTCGCGAGCCGAACTCATGGCAGCAGCCGGCGACCTCAGTTTGGACGAGTCGCTGCAGGCCACCTCGGCGAATTCTTCGGCGAGCCTGGCCGCTGGTCAACCCGTCACGATTCTGTTCGGAACGGAATCGGGCAATGCCGAACTCGTCGCCGAGGAGATCGGCGCCTTCCTCGGCGACCGTGACGACCTGAAGATCACCGATCTCGCAGAGGTCTCTCCGGAGGATCTCGACCCCGATCGGTTCCATCTCATCGTCTGCTCCACCTACGGCGATGGGGACGTGCCGAGATCGGCCACCGACTTCTACCAGACGCTGAAGGCTCGGGACGTCGACCTCCAGGGAATCCGCTTCGCCATGTTCGGCCTCGGCGATGCCAGCTACACACGGACCTACTCGCGCGGAAGCGAGCTTCTCACCGAAGCTCTCGAAGCGCGCGGCGCGGTGCGGGAAGCCGAATACGGCCGCCACGATGCCGGCGGAGCCGTGCCTGCATCCGAAGCGGCATGCGAGTGGGCCGAAGGAGTACTCACCACAATCGGCACCACATTCGCTGCCGTCTGA
- a CDS encoding MFS transporter, whose translation MTQTPASATTAPTQKTNQRRVAFAAVIGTTIEWYDYFTYSTAAALVFAHLYFAPAGEGIGQMLAFATIGISFLFRPLGAFLSGHFGDRLGRRAILVVTLVTMGVATALIGLIPTYETIGITAPVLLILLRIVQGLSAGGEWGGAALLAVEHADADKRGRAGSYPQLGVPLGMLLSSGVIALMTGVISPGEAFMEWGWRIPFLLSVVLIGVGYWVRRAVEDTPVFQEMNAETAKRKAPILVLLKKHLPLVLVAALIFAGNNASGYMTTGGFVTKYATDPVGFDQTDVLLAITFGSFIWLISTAASGLLADLIGRVKTYVIGFIILIITAFPLFWLIDTGNLGLLYLALGVFSIGLGLSYGPQAALYVELFPASIRFSGVAISYALGAVLGGAFAPTIAQGLLQATGTTASVSLYLLVMAGISLLAVSLVRDRKGIDLSVANEDEQSSGMWRIEKR comes from the coding sequence ATGACACAGACACCGGCCTCGGCGACAACGGCGCCGACGCAGAAGACGAACCAGCGCAGAGTCGCCTTCGCCGCCGTCATCGGCACCACCATCGAGTGGTACGACTACTTCACCTATTCGACGGCGGCGGCACTCGTCTTCGCGCATTTGTACTTCGCACCGGCGGGGGAGGGCATCGGCCAGATGCTCGCCTTCGCCACTATCGGCATCTCGTTCCTCTTCCGTCCTCTGGGTGCATTCCTGTCCGGGCATTTCGGCGACCGGCTCGGGCGTCGAGCCATCCTCGTCGTCACCCTCGTCACGATGGGCGTGGCGACAGCGCTCATCGGACTCATCCCCACGTACGAGACCATCGGCATCACCGCACCGGTTCTGCTCATCCTTCTGCGCATCGTCCAAGGGCTGTCGGCAGGCGGAGAATGGGGCGGCGCGGCACTTCTCGCCGTCGAACACGCCGATGCTGACAAACGCGGACGGGCCGGCTCATACCCTCAGCTCGGCGTTCCGCTGGGAATGCTGCTGTCCTCCGGCGTGATCGCCCTGATGACCGGTGTGATCTCTCCGGGTGAGGCCTTCATGGAATGGGGGTGGCGAATCCCGTTCCTACTGTCCGTCGTCCTCATCGGTGTCGGCTACTGGGTGCGTCGTGCCGTGGAAGACACGCCGGTGTTCCAGGAGATGAACGCCGAGACCGCCAAACGCAAGGCTCCGATCCTCGTGCTCCTCAAGAAGCACCTTCCCCTGGTTCTCGTCGCCGCGCTGATCTTCGCCGGCAACAACGCCAGCGGGTACATGACGACCGGCGGATTCGTCACGAAATATGCGACCGACCCCGTCGGCTTCGACCAGACGGATGTGCTGCTGGCCATCACGTTCGGATCGTTCATCTGGCTGATCTCCACAGCGGCTTCGGGGCTGTTGGCCGATCTCATCGGCCGGGTGAAGACCTACGTCATCGGCTTCATCATCCTCATCATCACGGCCTTCCCACTGTTCTGGCTCATCGACACCGGAAACCTCGGCCTGCTGTATCTGGCACTGGGAGTCTTCTCCATCGGGCTGGGACTCTCATACGGTCCGCAGGCTGCCCTCTATGTCGAACTCTTCCCCGCCTCGATCAGGTTCAGCGGAGTGGCCATCTCCTACGCCTTGGGCGCCGTCCTCGGTGGGGCATTTGCCCCGACGATCGCCCAGGGGCTGCTGCAGGCGACAGGGACCACCGCCTCGGTGTCGCTCTACCTGCTGGTCATGGCGGGTATCTCACTGCTGGCGGTGTCGCTGGTCCGTGACAGGAAGGGCATCGACCTGTCAGTGGCGAACGAAGACGAGCAGAGCTCCGGGATGTGGCGGATCGAGAAACGCTGA